Proteins encoded in a region of the Cygnus olor isolate bCygOlo1 chromosome W unlocalized genomic scaffold, bCygOlo1.pri.v2 SUPER_W7, whole genome shotgun sequence genome:
- the DCTN3 gene encoding dynactin subunit 3: protein MAVGAVALEGLRWRLDELEQRLGGGVCEPRKVADELVKVQVALSNIAGKRERILILFKKIEDVIQYLDPQYTDRMAVPDTMKQQFILAEEQVIPSRAALLEQVKNLQPVLDSASIQVVPDHAAKLQRLSQIQMRQQDQCKQFSDGVKTLLEDYNKTTLLLSKQFIQWNEILMHLEAAKEAKSVAE, encoded by the exons ATGGCGGTGGGGGCGGTGGCGCTGGAGGGGTTGCGGTGGCGGCTGGACGAGCTGGAGCAGCGTCTCGGGGGTGGAGTTTGTGAGCCTCGTAAG GTGGCGGACGAGCTGGTGAAGGTGCAGGTGGCGCTGAGCAACATCGCTGGCAAGAGGGAGAGGATCTTGATCCTGTTTAAGAAAA TTGAAGATGTAATACAATATCTTGACCCTCAGTACACTGACAGAATGGCTGTTCCAGACACCATGAAGCAGCAGTTCATCTTGGCAG AGGAGCAGGTCATTCCTTCCCGAGCAGCCCTATTGGAGCAGGTGAAGAATCTCCAGCCCGTCTTAGACAGCGCCTCTATCCAAG tGGTTCCTGACCATGCAGCGAAACTGCAGCGACTCTCCCAAATCCAGATGCGGCAGCAG GATCAGTGTAAGCAGTTTTCTGATGGTGTCAAGACGCTCCTTGAAGACTACAACAAAACG ACCCTGCTTCTGTCCAAGCAGTTCATTCAGTGGAATGAAATACTGATGCATCTGGAAGCAGCCAAGGAAGCGAAATCTGTGGCAGAGtga
- the LOC121063041 gene encoding AT-rich interactive domain-containing protein 3A-like: MASPQRRLEGTTVPTLQEEEEGHRSGGLQFVMVTEELCWNQLYELDKDPKRKEFLDDLFSFMQKRGTPVNRIPIMAKQVLDLYTLYRLVTDKGGLVEVINKKIWREITKGLNLPTSITSAAFTLRMQYMKYLYPYECEKQALSLPGELQAAIDSNRREGRRQTFSTVFFNYSPAGTLTLLGSPKMPLPALSISTHSCGQMGQVHGVKKEDGTVLAVPGRIAIPVGLAGHHLAAAQAAAASQAVVLEQLQEKLETGEPPEKKVALTAEEQQRLMQQALQHNLLAMASQFPMNIKVSDRDDRQETALNLSTNGISSINMSIEINGVVYTGVLFACRPAAPPATGGGGTQSQPNPTAMPNPLPPAPSHSHTPASAAP, encoded by the exons ATGGCCAGTCCCCAAAGGAGGCTGGAGGGGACCACAGTGCCCACCctgcaagaggaggaggagg GCCATCGATCTGGCGGTCTCCAATTTGTCATGGTCACCGAGGAGCTGTGCTGGAATCAG ctctaTGAACTGGACAAGGACCCAAAACGCAAGGAGTTCCTGGATGACCTCTTCAGCTTCATGCAGAAGAGAG GGACGCCCGTGAACCGCATCCCCATCATGGCCAAGCAAGTGCTGGACCTCTACACGCTGTACCGGCTGGTGACGGACAAGGGTGGCCTGGTGGAAGTCATCAACAAGAAGATCTGGCGGGAGATCACCAAGGGCCTCAACCTACCTACCTCCATCACCAGTGCTGCCTTCACCCTCCGCATGCA ATACATGAAGTACCTGTACCCCTATGAATGTGAGAAGCAGGCGCTCAGCttgcctggggagctgcaggccgccatcGACAGCAACCGGCGGGAAGGACGGAGGCAGACTTTCAGCACCGTGTTCTTCAACTACTCGCCCGCTGGCACCCTGACCCTGCTGGGCTCCCCCAAAATGCCCCTGCCGGCCCTCAGCATTTCCACGCACAGCTGTGGCCAGATGGGCCAAGTGCACGGCGTGAAGAAAG AGGATGGCACGGTGCTGGCGGTGCCTGGGCGCATTGCCATCCCGGTGGGGCTGGCCGGCCACCACCTTGCAGCGGCCCAGGCAGCGGCAGCCTCACAGGCggtggtgctggagcagctgcaggagaagctggAGACAGGGGAGCCCCCAGAGAAGAAGGTGGCCCTGAcggcagaagagcagcagcggCTGatgcagcaggctctgcagcacaACCTCCTGGCCATGGCCTCCCAGTTCCCCATGAACATCAAGGTCTCCGACCGAG ATGACAGACAGGAGACCGCATTGAACCTGTCCACCAACGGCATTAGCAGTATCAACATGTCAATAGAAATAAATGGAGTTGTCTACACAG GCGTCCTGTTCGCCTGccggcccgcagcccccccagcaaCCGGTGGAGGGGGCACCCAGAGCCAGCCGAACCCCACAGCCATGCCGAACCCGCTACCGCCGGCCCCCTCGCACAGCCACACTCCCGCCAGCGCCGCACCATAG